Part of the Drosophila pseudoobscura strain MV-25-SWS-2005 chromosome 2, UCI_Dpse_MV25, whole genome shotgun sequence genome, TCACGTACCCGTACGAGCAGATGAACTGGTGCCTTATGCTGCCCGTCGAGGCAGACGTCTCCACGCCGGAGTACTACACAAGGGTGTTCGATCTGCAGGCCTTCCTGGTGACCCTGTTTACGCTGGTGGGGATATCCTTTCTGCTGGCCATGACTCTGTGGCTCCATGGGTATCGGGTGGCTCCGTATGACTTCCTCCTGCACGAAAGCTGTCTGCGCGGAGTTCTGGGGCAGTCTTTCGTTGAGGTTAGTCGAGCTCCCACTCTTGTTCGTGGCATTTATCTGGAGATCTGCGTCCTGGGTATTCTCATCACGTCCTGGTACAACTCCTACTTCTCCTCCTACCTGACCACGGCGCCAAAGGAAATGCCATATCGCAGTTACGATGATTTGTATGCCTCCCGCTTGAAGGTGGTGGCCTGGACGCCGGAATATGCGGAGCTGATTGGGCGGCTCGCAGAGTTTCGGAAGTACGAGTCCATGTTCATGGTAGTGCCAGAATTCAGTCGCTACATAAGTCTGCGCGACTCCTTCAACACCAGGTACGGCTACATGATGCACACCACCAAGTGGATGGTCGTCACCGAGCAGCAGAAGGTCTTCTCAAAGCCCCTGTTCCGGATGCGTGAGGATTTCTGCTTCTTCAATAACATACCGTTCGGTTTTCCCATCAACGAGAACTCTGTGTTCTTGGAACCGATTCTCACGCTCATCATGGAACTCGCCGCAACGGGCCTCACTTTGCATTGGATGCAGAGCGCCTTCTCGGAGCTGATCGAGGCAGGGGAACTGCACTTCCTCGACCTGAGTCCCCACAGAGAGTTCCGGGCCATGCAGTTAATAGATCTGCAGTATGTCTGGTATGGTTTCGCCTTCATGTCGGCGCTCTCCTCAATCGTCTGGCTACTGGAGGTGGTCCGGCATAGACTACGCAGACGAGGCGAGGCGCGGCGCGGCGGCTAGTTAAATGAAGGCATCCCTCtaatatttttatggccaggCTTATGGATATTTGACTAGCCATCGCAGATAACTTTCGTTTCCACGAGATCAGCGTGGCTGTTACCCGATTTTCATTGTGCAAAAATATACTCTCTTATTCGTACGTATGCCGCAGCCTGGCTCAGAGTTCAAACATCAAAAGCAATTAAGACGCGTGCTTGTTGCGGCTCCCGCTCCCCCAAAGGTGCCACGGTctgcggcagcgacagcgacagcggcatcCACGATGTTAGCCACCTGTGCGACGGCCACTGGCGCCTCTTGAAATTCCCTAATCGACATGTTTCGATCTCAAATGACTTTTTGccgcaacagcagaagcaccagcaccagcagcagctggagctgaggCATCAGTCTCTGTGTCTCGGTCGTGTGGTGCCTGATCTCTTCGGGTGAAAAATTTTCTCTAATCTACGCTGATGGCTGCTGGTGGCGTTAGCCGTTTGCCCATTCGGCCATTTGGCGCATGCGGCACGCATTTGCAGCCATCCACCAAATGAGGCACTGATGCCCAGTCTGTGGCGGTAGCCAGGTACCGAGTACTTTGATTTTGACTGACAAGTGCCGCCTGCCTGTGGGCCCCGGCTGCGTCTCCGGTTGACatgcgcagctgcagcatgAGCTTTCATGTGCGGCTGCGCGCTGGTCTTCCTTTATTGGAGAAAATTATTTCAATCTGCAGAGACTCCGGTGCGACTCCGTAACGAGTGGCAGTAGTGGCAGAGACTGAAACTAATTAACCCAAGGCAGGATCAATGCAGACACGAAGCGAAGCGCATCTTAATTGTCAATAAAACGTTTAagatttctttattttttaatgcTTGCAATactaataaaaatattaatgcaAAACTTAACCGCAAATGGATATGTGtgtgtcgagtgtgtgtgtgtgtgtgcataaatAATAACTAACAAAGATTTAACTAAGATTTTTTGTTGATGTGTGTGGCTTAGCCTAGGCTTCAATATAAAACAAGGATCGATCGACCTCTCTCTCCCGATAGCTAGCTAGTAGCTCTCGAGCtgtcgtatgtatgtacatataactactaaattcaataaattagaAGACAAATACTACTCGTATTACAAGAGTTTACACACAGTTTATAACAAATCGATTAAATGTTACATAACCCAAACACCATTGAAGATATGCacttatataatatattataatggAATTACCTTTTTTAAAAACTATCACAAAATAATTGGCAGTTTAATTAACCATTAGTTATATTTAACCTACGCTTAACCTCTCTAACGCTCTCTTTCTATTTAACGTTGTCTATACATTTAGGGGCactatttgtattattatttgttttatggTATGTCGTACTACGACTCGTGTTTtatcaaatacaaaaataatggCAAGTGCAAGTTGAGTTTGTTTAACGCATTgtttgtagatttttatacatacatcATTATTTTACTTGTGCCCTCCTCTACTGAAGAAGAATGCCTCTTTGAAGTCTGCGAACACTGGCAGGGGGAGCAGGCAGGGGCCCAAGAGATCAAAGAGATTCTTGAGGGAGGAGAGAAATTGTGGAAAGTTCTTGGCAGGAGAAATAAAGACTGGCCCTGGGTCAGTGTTCTTGAACATGGACTCAAGCATTTGGCATTCCCTTAGCTGGCTGTTTACAAACTAATTGGATATAATTAGTTAATCAATTAATTAGTTATATACACAAAAATTATGCTAATTTGGGCAATGCAactaagaaaaacaaaatactttCAATTTACAGGAAGAACACGCATTGTTTTCGAGACGAAGAAGAAGTTTGTGGATTGGTTTTCTAAGAGTTTCAGGATGTCAGGATCTTAGGACGTCGGTTGTTGTAGGGTAAGTATTTCTTTTAGCAGGGAAGCGTTTGGCCTCATTTTGATATCACCACGCGTAGAATTGCTTCATTAGCTTGATTACACTTATACGTATCTCTATTTAGTTTAATTGTAGGTTCTATCTGGTAGTAGCATTAATTAAAATCTTCAAAATTTGgcacatttaaatttaatttgtggtTGTGTCTTTAAGCATTAAAATGTACATTAAGTTGAGTATTTTATTTGGAAGTGCTTCGAGTGTTGGTTGGTATATgttcgagtacgagtaggTATATAGGAATTGCACAGAAAGCTGAATATAGGAATTCTTCAATGACGTAAATTCGAGACGGAGTGGAGTGTGGGTTATCCCCATATCCCTCCAGGAGTATGTATTCGAgtagcatatatgtatatatagtttTCATTTAGCTTTTgtcgttgtgtgtgtgggtgtgtgtgttttgtgagTAAGGAACAAGAAATAGTTTCGTTTGCGGGGACTTCTGCCGTCGTACTACCGATTCGTGAGCAGGCCATTGGCTGGGGGCAGGATGCCAGGCGGAGTGTTAGGATTGCTGATCATTCCAGGCAGTGACGGAGTcatctgccgctgctgattcatggatgctgctgctgcggccgctgccgctgctgctgcggctgccgcagATGATCCGCCACTGGATCTCTGGTGCTTGGAGGAGCTGCCCTTGATCAGGCTTCCATTGTTCTTTTGGGTCATGTGCGTCTGGTAGTGCTTGGCCAGGTGTGCCTTCTGCCGGAAGCTCTTGCCGCACAGGGAGCAGGCGAAGGGCTTCTCGCCCGTGTGGGTGCGGATGTGGACATTCACCGAGTACTTGTCCTTGAATCCCTTCGAGCAGATGGAGCAATAGTGCAGGGAGCGCTCTTTCCGCTGACCACCACCGCCActggccgaggaggaggagccactGGAGTTGGCAGGcggactgttgctgctgctgctcgcacTGCCGCTGGATGATGAGCTGCCACTTCCCGCACTGCTGCCCATGACCACGCCCagtgctcctcctccgccgctgccgccgctgctgctgttgttgttgttgttgttagccACATTgggattgttgttgttgttgctgctgctggtagtgctgctgctgctgctccgttTGTACTGCTTCTTGGGCTTTGAGATGCCACTGCCAGATCTGCCAGGATGGTTGGCGGACGAGCCTGCTCCGCCCGTGGGCGGTGTTGATGTGCTCACTTCCGGCTTTAGTGGCTGCGGCGGCTGGAGCTGATTGGCCGTCGTGATTGCCGTCGGATTCGGGGAGATTTGCATGAGGACATCGGTGGCACTGCTGTAGTCTGTGCCAGGCGTGGGCGTCGAAGAGCCTCCGGTGCAGAACTGCTGCACCTCGTTGGCGATGCGCTTGATCTTCTCAAAGTCATCGCTGAAGGCGTTCTCCAACGACAGGAACATATCGTCCACAATGAtattggcattgccattgtgctgctgctgttgct contains:
- the Ir94e gene encoding uncharacterized protein Ir94e produces the protein MDCPCLMLSCLCLICLGASGSKVVQLLDRIRQESHFEYLLLMKNRNATVPDQAWNGSTLAMELMDELRVPVLQLDENVSYFLHNGIHSRLVTVVYLSSGRLEEHDGLLKALVSNLRHMTTSRVIFLMETEPASEGLLFDIFAHCWKMTVLNVLVLFADHEKTHTFYRYSPFPHLHIEEGTYDSPLTIFPNRLRNFLGYRMPTIIGGTSPRVIAYYKRGKVVYEGTVGHFMDVFQRKYNFSFVQPLLPSNPTVFAPSMQTVAAVRNHTVEVAMSLTFPTIPPFGFTYPYEQMNWCLMLPVEADVSTPEYYTRVFDLQAFLVTLFTLVGISFLLAMTLWLHGYRVAPYDFLLHESCLRGVLGQSFVEVSRAPTLVRGIYLEICVLGILITSWYNSYFSSYLTTAPKEMPYRSYDDLYASRLKVVAWTPEYAELIGRLAEFRKYESMFMVVPEFSRYISLRDSFNTRYGYMMHTTKWMVVTEQQKVFSKPLFRMREDFCFFNNIPFGFPINENSVFLEPILTLIMELAATGLTLHWMQSAFSELIEAGELHFLDLSPHREFRAMQLIDLQYVWYGFAFMSALSSIVWLLEVVRHRLRRRGEARRGG